One Thermus sp. CCB_US3_UF1 DNA window includes the following coding sequences:
- the murD gene encoding UDP-N-acetylmuramoyl-L-alanine--D-glutamate ligase has translation MILVFGLGRSGMGVLRFLKGRGLPARFYDDRPKEAEVQEALALGFAPDWELEGRYLEVVAAPGVPLTHPGLRRLQERGALVMGEAELAYRLSPTPIIGITGTAGKTSTTLFTAHLLRGQGVRAKEGGNVDPPLVSVVDEAEVAVAELSSFQLERVHSFRPRVAVLLNLGVDHLDRHGSLEAYHAAKLNLLKNLTEEDALVYNAADPRVREAAARTPARPYPFTPGPNPSESNLRAALAATRAYLDLLGRPLDEAALAQGLKTLPMPPHRFQVFARKGRVVFIDDSIATRTPSVAAALAAAPAPIAWILGGEDKGADLEALKPLLSRVRVVLAIGRDGPRMAEALGGGVEVVAIREEDGRAAMRQAVAEALRRLEEGSVLLAPLGQSFDQFRDYKDRAQAFREAVFALGGEPWTPSSS, from the coding sequence ATGATCCTGGTCTTCGGCCTGGGGCGGAGCGGGATGGGGGTGTTGCGCTTCCTCAAGGGGCGGGGGCTTCCTGCCCGCTTCTACGACGACCGGCCCAAGGAGGCCGAGGTGCAGGAAGCCTTGGCCTTGGGCTTTGCTCCGGACTGGGAGCTGGAAGGCCGCTACCTGGAGGTGGTGGCCGCCCCCGGGGTGCCCCTCACCCACCCGGGGCTTAGGCGCCTCCAGGAAAGGGGGGCCTTGGTCATGGGGGAGGCGGAGCTAGCCTACCGCCTCTCCCCCACCCCCATCATCGGCATCACCGGCACGGCGGGCAAGACCTCCACCACCCTCTTCACCGCCCACCTCCTCCGGGGGCAGGGGGTGAGGGCCAAGGAAGGGGGGAACGTGGACCCCCCCTTGGTGAGCGTGGTGGACGAGGCCGAGGTGGCGGTGGCCGAGCTTTCCAGCTTCCAGCTGGAGCGGGTCCACAGCTTCCGTCCACGGGTGGCCGTCCTCCTCAACCTGGGGGTGGACCACCTGGACCGGCACGGGAGCCTCGAGGCCTACCACGCCGCCAAGCTGAACCTCCTCAAAAACCTCACGGAGGAGGACGCCTTGGTCTACAACGCCGCCGACCCCCGGGTGCGGGAAGCGGCGGCCCGCACCCCGGCCCGGCCCTACCCCTTCACCCCGGGGCCCAACCCAAGCGAAAGCAACCTGCGGGCGGCCTTGGCGGCCACCCGGGCCTACCTGGACCTTCTGGGCCGCCCTCTGGACGAAGCGGCCCTGGCCCAGGGCCTAAAGACCCTTCCCATGCCCCCCCACCGCTTCCAGGTCTTCGCCCGCAAGGGAAGGGTGGTCTTCATTGACGATTCCATCGCCACCCGCACCCCCTCGGTGGCCGCCGCCCTGGCCGCCGCCCCGGCCCCCATCGCTTGGATCCTGGGTGGGGAGGACAAGGGGGCGGACCTGGAGGCCCTCAAGCCCCTCCTCTCCCGGGTGCGGGTGGTGCTGGCCATTGGCCGGGATGGGCCCCGGATGGCCGAGGCCCTGGGAGGCGGGGTGGAGGTGGTGGCCATCCGGGAGGAGGATGGCCGGGCGGCCATGCGCCAGGCGGTGGCCGAGGCCCTTAGGCGCCTGGAAGAGGGATCCGTCCTCCTCGCCCCCTTGGGGCAAAGCTTTGACCAGTTCCGCGATTACAAGGACCGCGCCCAGGCTTTCCGGGAGGCGGTGTTCGCCTTAGGAGGTGAACCGTGGACCCCGTCCTCCTCTTAA
- the murC gene encoding UDP-N-acetylmuramate--L-alanine ligase → MKRAHIMGIEGVGMSALARLLLAEGVGITGCDLAPGARAQALGVSVFPGHDPSHLGEEEVLVVPTPVPLDHPEVAEARRRGMRILRRMELLAHLLEAKPSLGVTGTHGKTTTTGMLASILLTAGLDPWVFLGGELSLLPGNARYGLGPRLAEVDESDALFQEVRVRVAVATNLEADHIAPPGQRAPNYHGSLEELQTAMRGFLARAGVAVVPAFDPLLLEASQGLPRRLFGQGGELWAEAVALGPTGSRFRLVHQGKDLGEVRLGVPGGHNVKNALAAALAALAFGVDLEAIREGLARFPGVGRRFQKVGEIRGAWVVDDYAHHPTEVRATLEAAHLLGRRVRVLFQPHRLLRTLELWEEFAQALTLAQEVVVLPVYTAGERGQVTPEALGQRIAERLKDLGCQARFLDKEEALAYALATAGPEDLWLTLGAGDVTELARRLVHAG, encoded by the coding sequence ATGAAGCGGGCACACATCATGGGCATTGAGGGGGTGGGCATGAGCGCCTTAGCCCGCCTCCTCCTGGCGGAGGGGGTGGGGATAACGGGGTGCGACCTGGCCCCGGGGGCACGGGCCCAGGCCCTGGGGGTATCCGTCTTCCCCGGCCACGACCCCAGCCACCTGGGGGAGGAGGAGGTCCTGGTGGTCCCCACCCCCGTGCCCCTGGACCACCCCGAGGTGGCCGAGGCCAGGCGGCGGGGCATGCGCATCCTGAGGCGCATGGAGCTCCTGGCCCACCTCCTGGAGGCCAAGCCCTCCTTGGGCGTAACGGGCACCCACGGGAAGACCACCACCACCGGGATGCTGGCCAGCATCCTCCTCACGGCGGGCCTGGACCCCTGGGTCTTCCTGGGGGGGGAACTCTCCCTCCTGCCCGGCAACGCCCGCTACGGGCTAGGGCCTCGGCTGGCCGAGGTGGACGAGTCCGACGCCCTTTTCCAGGAGGTGCGGGTGAGGGTGGCCGTGGCCACCAACCTCGAGGCCGACCACATCGCCCCCCCTGGCCAGCGGGCCCCCAACTACCACGGGAGCCTGGAGGAGCTCCAGACGGCCATGCGGGGCTTCCTGGCCCGGGCAGGGGTGGCCGTGGTCCCCGCCTTTGACCCCCTCCTCCTGGAGGCCTCCCAGGGGCTTCCCCGCCGGCTTTTCGGCCAGGGCGGGGAGCTTTGGGCCGAGGCCGTGGCCCTGGGCCCCACGGGAAGCCGCTTCCGCCTGGTCCACCAGGGGAAGGATCTGGGGGAGGTCCGCCTGGGGGTCCCCGGGGGGCACAACGTGAAAAACGCCCTGGCGGCGGCCCTGGCCGCCCTGGCCTTCGGGGTGGACCTTGAGGCCATCCGGGAGGGCCTGGCCCGCTTTCCCGGCGTGGGGCGGCGCTTCCAGAAGGTAGGGGAGATCCGCGGGGCCTGGGTGGTGGACGATTACGCCCACCACCCCACGGAGGTGCGGGCCACCCTCGAGGCCGCCCACCTCCTGGGCCGCCGGGTGCGGGTCCTCTTCCAGCCCCACCGCCTCCTGCGCACCCTGGAGCTTTGGGAGGAGTTTGCCCAGGCCCTGACCCTGGCCCAGGAGGTGGTGGTCCTACCCGTCTACACCGCAGGGGAACGGGGCCAGGTGACCCCGGAGGCCCTGGGGCAACGGATCGCAGAGCGCCTAAAGGACCTGGGTTGCCAGGCGCGCTTCCTGGACAAGGAGGAGGCCTTGGCCTACGCCTTGGCCACGGCAGGCCCGGAAGACCTCTGGCTCACCCTGGGAGCAGGGGACGTGACGGAACTGGCCCGGAGGCTGGTCCATGCGGGTTGA
- a CDS encoding FtsQ-type POTRA domain-containing protein: protein MGTVRAMLALLLLATLYVASLVLFPVEEVTVEGLRHLKREEVLARTGILPGEPWLWLTARRLNPLLQDPWVASARMEKPGPGRVRLLLRERTPFLPLPGGDALAEDGTLLPGGAPLARGPRVEGKGPLPVQDLLALARAYPGAQRLRYTPGGFWVELPQARIFAPNVRLLLEYAQSARPEGQVYVYSWGVSVRP, encoded by the coding sequence ATGGGAACCGTGAGGGCAATGCTGGCCCTTTTGCTCCTCGCCACCCTTTACGTGGCCAGCCTGGTCCTCTTCCCGGTGGAAGAGGTGACGGTGGAAGGGCTTAGGCACCTGAAGCGGGAGGAGGTGCTGGCCCGCACTGGGATCCTCCCCGGGGAACCCTGGCTCTGGCTCACCGCCCGCCGCCTAAACCCCCTTCTGCAAGACCCTTGGGTGGCCTCCGCCCGCATGGAAAAGCCCGGGCCTGGCCGGGTGCGCCTCCTCCTGCGGGAACGCACCCCCTTCCTGCCCCTCCCCGGCGGGGACGCCCTGGCGGAGGACGGCACCCTCCTCCCCGGGGGGGCCCCCCTGGCCCGGGGCCCCCGGGTGGAAGGAAAGGGGCCCTTGCCCGTCCAGGACCTTCTGGCCCTGGCCCGGGCCTACCCCGGGGCGCAACGGCTCCGCTACACCCCAGGGGGCTTCTGGGTGGAACTGCCCCAGGCTAGGATCTTTGCCCCAAACGTTCGCCTTCTGCTAGAGTATGCGCAAAGCGCTCGGCCCGAAGGCCAGGTTTACGTGTATTCTTGGGGGGTGAGTGTACGCCCATGA
- the ftsA gene encoding cell division protein FtsA: MIIAGLDVGTSKVTTVIGELAPDGVLDIIGEGTVPSQGLKRGVVVNLERTTEAIRQSVFQAERVAGVKVERVVVGVGGPHLKSVTSHGLAAIRRGHSITEADVERAIEQAKAYPFDGELELLHALPLEFKVDGQEGIRDPIGMAGVRLEVDVHLVAAGRGPLANLRRAVEEAGLTVEALAVQVLAGGLGVLNPDEERMNVLLLDVGGGTTDVAVFRGGRLAHSAVLPLGGDHVTQDIAQLLKIPFEEAERVKRKYGAALPELADPELVLEINQEGGSLGEVPAPELARIIRPRLREILHLARQSVDEALGPLEIHVNRVVLTGGTAMLRGFDLLARQQYTLPVRVGRPHGVSGLTDVVATPAHAAAVGLVRFGASLPVRAPEPKRVRAKEEKPKGEGFWARLKEIFNNLF; encoded by the coding sequence ATGATTATCGCCGGACTGGACGTAGGCACCAGCAAGGTTACCACCGTCATCGGGGAACTGGCCCCCGACGGCGTGCTGGACATCATCGGCGAGGGAACCGTCCCCTCCCAGGGGTTGAAGCGGGGCGTGGTGGTGAACCTGGAGCGCACCACCGAGGCCATCCGGCAAAGCGTCTTCCAGGCGGAACGGGTGGCGGGGGTCAAGGTGGAGCGGGTGGTGGTGGGGGTGGGGGGGCCCCACCTCAAGAGCGTGACCAGCCATGGGCTGGCGGCCATCCGGCGGGGGCACAGCATCACCGAGGCCGACGTGGAACGGGCCATTGAGCAGGCCAAGGCCTACCCCTTTGACGGGGAGCTGGAGCTCCTGCACGCCCTGCCCTTGGAGTTCAAGGTGGACGGGCAGGAGGGGATCCGGGACCCCATCGGCATGGCAGGGGTGCGCCTCGAGGTGGACGTCCACCTGGTGGCGGCGGGCCGGGGACCCTTGGCCAACCTGCGCCGGGCCGTGGAGGAGGCTGGCCTCACCGTGGAGGCCCTGGCGGTCCAGGTCCTGGCCGGCGGCCTGGGCGTCCTCAACCCCGACGAGGAGAGGATGAACGTCCTCCTCCTAGACGTGGGCGGGGGCACCACCGACGTGGCCGTGTTCCGCGGGGGGCGGCTGGCCCACTCTGCCGTCCTCCCCCTAGGGGGGGACCACGTGACCCAGGACATCGCCCAGCTCCTGAAAATCCCCTTTGAGGAGGCAGAAAGGGTGAAGCGCAAGTACGGGGCCGCCCTCCCGGAGCTGGCCGACCCCGAGCTGGTCCTGGAGATCAACCAGGAAGGAGGCTCCTTGGGGGAGGTGCCTGCCCCCGAGCTGGCCCGCATCATCCGCCCCCGGCTGCGGGAGATCCTCCACCTGGCCCGCCAGAGCGTGGACGAGGCCCTAGGCCCCCTGGAGATCCACGTGAACCGGGTGGTGCTCACTGGGGGAACGGCCATGCTCCGGGGCTTTGACCTCTTGGCCCGACAGCAGTACACCCTGCCCGTCCGGGTGGGCCGGCCCCACGGGGTTTCCGGTCTCACCGACGTGGTGGCCACCCCCGCCCACGCGGCCGCGGTGGGCCTGGTGCGCTTCGGGGCCAGCCTGCCGGTGCGCGCCCCGGAGCCCAAAAGGGTTCGGGCCAAGGAGGAAAAACCCAAGGGGGAAGGCTTTTGGGCCAGGCTCAAGGAGATATTTAACAATCTATTCTAA
- a CDS encoding glycosyltransferase has protein sequence MVLLTGGGTGGHLFPALAVAEELRRRGHEVFYLGAEGGLEARLLPQTPLPYALVPAGKLDRSALRPGEAWRLLKGLKGAARVLREWPPKAVLSTGGYAGFPAAFLAELKGLPVLLHEQNAKLGLALRLLAPLARGLALSVPLDLPPWLARKARRTGYPVREVRYPRAEAKRRLGFDPGKPLLLVLGGSQGSLELNQHLPPLLKPLGLPVLHQVGERWTERFRFLEEGAYRIAGFVDAPLAMSAADLLLARAGAGTLAEAAFHRLPALLFPLPPGLDGGAQLANARAYQRAGAAELGAYSRLWQQVEALLARPEPYREAMARLSPEGAAGRIADWLEEFL, from the coding sequence ATGGTCCTCCTGACGGGAGGCGGCACGGGGGGGCACCTCTTCCCCGCCCTGGCGGTGGCTGAGGAGCTGCGGCGCCGGGGGCACGAGGTCTTCTACCTGGGGGCCGAGGGGGGCCTCGAGGCCCGCCTCCTGCCCCAGACCCCCCTGCCCTACGCCCTGGTGCCCGCGGGCAAGCTGGACCGGAGCGCCCTGCGGCCAGGGGAGGCTTGGCGCCTCCTTAAGGGGCTAAAAGGCGCGGCGCGGGTGCTGCGGGAATGGCCCCCCAAGGCGGTGCTCTCCACGGGAGGGTATGCGGGCTTCCCCGCGGCCTTCCTGGCGGAGCTCAAGGGGCTTCCCGTCCTGCTCCACGAGCAAAACGCCAAGCTGGGCCTGGCCCTTCGCCTCCTTGCCCCCCTGGCCCGGGGCCTGGCCCTTTCCGTCCCCCTGGACCTCCCCCCGTGGCTGGCCAGAAAGGCCCGCCGCACCGGCTACCCCGTGCGGGAGGTGCGCTACCCCCGGGCCGAGGCCAAACGCCGCCTGGGCTTTGACCCGGGAAAGCCCCTCCTCCTCGTCCTGGGGGGGAGCCAGGGCAGCCTGGAGCTGAACCAACACCTCCCTCCCCTGCTCAAGCCCCTGGGCCTTCCCGTCCTCCACCAGGTGGGGGAACGGTGGACCGAGCGCTTCCGCTTCCTGGAGGAAGGGGCGTACCGCATCGCCGGCTTTGTGGACGCGCCCTTGGCCATGAGCGCCGCCGACCTCCTTCTGGCCCGGGCGGGGGCGGGGACCCTGGCGGAGGCGGCCTTCCACCGCCTGCCCGCCCTCCTCTTCCCCCTTCCCCCAGGGCTGGACGGGGGGGCCCAGCTGGCCAACGCCCGCGCCTACCAGAGGGCGGGGGCGGCGGAGCTTGGGGCCTATTCCAGGCTTTGGCAGCAGGTGGAAGCCCTCCTGGCCCGGCCCGAACCCTACCGGGAGGCTATGGCCCGCCTCTCCCCTGAGGGGGCGGCGGGAAGGATTGCGGATTGGTTGGAGGAATTCTTATGA
- a CDS encoding UDP-N-acetylmuramate dehydrogenase, whose translation MRVERVLLRDYTTLGVGGPAELWTVETREELLKATEAPYRVLGNGSNLLVLDQGVPERVIRLAGEFQAYDLRGWVGAGALLPLLVQEAARSGLSGLEGLLGIPAQVGGAVKMNAGTRFGEMAEALEAVEIFHEGRFQIYLPEELGFGYRQSRLPPGGIVTRVRLRLKERPLEEIRRRMAEVDAARRGQPKRKSAGCAFKNPPGQSAGRLIDERGLKGLRVGDAMVSLEHGNFIVNLGQATAQDVLELLRRIQEELPLELEWEVWP comes from the coding sequence ATGCGGGTTGAACGGGTTCTCCTCAGGGACTACACCACCCTGGGCGTGGGGGGTCCAGCCGAGCTCTGGACGGTGGAAACCCGGGAGGAACTCCTAAAGGCCACCGAGGCCCCCTACCGGGTGCTGGGCAACGGCTCCAACCTCCTGGTGCTGGACCAGGGGGTGCCGGAGCGGGTCATCCGCCTAGCGGGGGAGTTCCAGGCCTATGACCTGAGGGGCTGGGTGGGCGCCGGGGCCCTCCTTCCGCTTCTGGTGCAGGAGGCGGCCCGGTCCGGGCTTTCCGGGCTGGAAGGCCTCCTGGGCATCCCCGCCCAGGTGGGAGGGGCGGTGAAGATGAACGCCGGCACCCGCTTCGGGGAGATGGCCGAGGCCCTGGAGGCGGTAGAGATCTTCCACGAGGGGCGCTTCCAGATCTACCTGCCTGAGGAACTTGGCTTCGGCTACCGGCAAAGCCGGCTTCCCCCGGGGGGCATCGTGACCCGGGTACGGCTCAGGCTTAAGGAGCGCCCCCTAGAGGAAATCCGGCGGCGCATGGCCGAGGTGGACGCCGCCCGAAGGGGTCAGCCCAAGCGCAAAAGCGCCGGCTGCGCCTTCAAAAACCCCCCGGGGCAGTCAGCGGGCCGTCTCATCGACGAGCGGGGCCTGAAGGGCCTCAGGGTGGGGGATGCCATGGTCTCCCTGGAGCACGGCAACTTTATCGTCAACCTGGGCCAGGCCACGGCCCAGGACGTCCTGGAGCTCCTTAGGCGCATCCAGGAGGAGCTGCCCCTGGAACTGGAGTGGGAGGTCTGGCCGTGA
- the ruvC gene encoding crossover junction endodeoxyribonuclease RuvC — protein MVVLGIDPGITHLGLGVVAVEARGALKAQLLHGEVVTTSAKEPAQVRVGRIHARVREALLRFRPEAVAVEEQFFYRQNELAYKVGWALGAVLVAAFEAGVPVYAYGPMQVKQALAGHGHAPKEEVALMVRGMLGLREAPKPSHLADALAIALTHAFHARLKAEKPL, from the coding sequence ATGGTGGTTCTGGGGATTGACCCAGGCATCACCCACCTGGGCCTGGGGGTGGTGGCCGTGGAGGCGAGGGGCGCCCTGAAGGCCCAGCTCCTGCACGGGGAGGTGGTGACCACCTCGGCCAAGGAGCCCGCCCAGGTGCGGGTGGGGCGGATCCACGCCCGGGTCAGGGAAGCCCTCCTCCGCTTCCGCCCCGAGGCGGTGGCGGTGGAGGAGCAGTTCTTCTACCGGCAAAACGAGCTGGCCTACAAGGTGGGCTGGGCCCTGGGTGCGGTGCTGGTGGCCGCCTTTGAGGCAGGGGTACCCGTCTACGCCTACGGCCCCATGCAGGTCAAGCAGGCCCTGGCCGGTCACGGCCATGCCCCCAAGGAGGAGGTGGCCCTGATGGTGCGGGGAATGCTGGGCCTAAGGGAGGCCCCCAAACCGAGCCACCTGGCCGACGCCTTGGCCATCGCCCTGACCCACGCCTTCCACGCCCGGCTCAAGGCCGAGAAGCCCCTATAG
- a CDS encoding DUF4397 domain-containing protein yields the protein MKKLLGVLLALAAGGLALAQGAMVRVAHLSPDAPAVDVLVNGQRAITNLAFKEVTPYLALPAARVRVQVVPAGQNSPAVIDAELDLREGVYYTVAATGFLAQIRPQVYTDALAGLFPRAGFARVRVVHTSPDAPAVDVAVKGGAVLFPNLPFPRASEYLVVPAGRYDLEVRVAGTNQVALNLPGVNLESGKTYTVFAVGSVRAGTLTVVAVVDAAALGGNR from the coding sequence ATGAAAAAGCTTCTAGGCGTGCTCTTGGCGTTGGCGGCAGGCGGCTTGGCCCTGGCCCAAGGGGCCATGGTGCGGGTGGCCCACCTTTCCCCGGATGCCCCCGCGGTGGACGTGCTGGTAAACGGCCAACGGGCCATCACCAACCTGGCCTTTAAAGAGGTCACCCCTTATCTTGCCCTGCCTGCGGCCAGGGTACGGGTACAGGTGGTGCCCGCGGGCCAGAACTCCCCCGCGGTCATCGACGCGGAGCTGGACCTCCGCGAGGGGGTCTACTACACCGTGGCCGCCACGGGCTTCCTGGCCCAGATCCGGCCCCAGGTGTACACGGACGCCCTGGCCGGCCTCTTCCCCCGGGCGGGCTTCGCCCGGGTGCGGGTGGTGCACACCTCCCCCGATGCCCCGGCGGTGGACGTGGCGGTGAAGGGCGGCGCGGTCCTCTTCCCCAACCTCCCCTTCCCCCGGGCCAGCGAGTACCTGGTGGTGCCCGCCGGGCGGTATGACCTCGAGGTCCGGGTGGCAGGAACCAACCAGGTGGCCCTGAACCTGCCTGGGGTGAACCTGGAAAGCGGGAAGACCTACACCGTCTTCGCCGTGGGCAGCGTCCGGGCAGGCACCCTGACCGTGGTGGCGGTGGTGGATGCCGCCGCCCTGGGAGGGAACCGATAA
- the ftsZ gene encoding cell division protein FtsZ, translated as MEGAVIKVIGLGGAGNNAVNRMIEAGLSGVEFIAANTDAQVLAKSLADVRIQLGERLTRGLGAGANPEIGEKAAQEAEDLIAEALEGADMVFITAGMGGGTGTGSAPVVAEVAKRQGALTVAVVTRPFSFEGPKRLKAAEEGIRRLKERVDAMVVVQNDRLLSAVDKKVSLKDAFLIADRVLYHGVKGITDVINLPGLINVDFADVKALLEGAGQVLMGIGAGRGEGRVEEAAKTAVSSPLLERSIEGARRLLLNVVGSEDLSLMEAAEVVERVREATGVEEVDILYGVTYDERAQDELRVILIAAGFGESTVVPRPARPLDFPSHADLYNLDIPAFIRYGDGDYPPKRGN; from the coding sequence ATGGAAGGAGCGGTCATCAAGGTCATCGGCTTAGGGGGCGCGGGCAATAACGCTGTGAACCGCATGATCGAGGCCGGGCTCTCGGGGGTGGAGTTCATCGCCGCCAACACCGACGCCCAGGTCCTGGCCAAGAGCCTGGCCGACGTGCGCATCCAGCTGGGGGAAAGGCTCACCCGGGGCCTGGGGGCAGGGGCCAACCCGGAGATTGGGGAGAAGGCGGCCCAGGAAGCGGAAGACCTGATCGCCGAGGCCCTGGAGGGGGCCGACATGGTCTTCATCACCGCCGGGATGGGGGGCGGGACGGGTACGGGGAGTGCCCCCGTGGTGGCCGAGGTGGCCAAGCGGCAGGGGGCCCTCACCGTGGCCGTGGTCACCCGGCCCTTCAGCTTCGAAGGCCCCAAGCGGCTAAAGGCTGCGGAAGAGGGCATCCGCCGCCTCAAGGAGCGGGTGGACGCCATGGTGGTGGTGCAAAACGACCGCCTCCTCTCCGCCGTGGACAAGAAGGTGAGCCTCAAGGACGCCTTCCTCATCGCCGACCGGGTCCTCTACCATGGCGTGAAAGGGATCACGGACGTCATCAACCTCCCCGGCCTCATCAACGTAGACTTCGCCGACGTGAAGGCCCTCCTGGAAGGGGCAGGCCAGGTGCTCATGGGCATCGGGGCGGGCCGGGGGGAGGGCCGGGTGGAGGAGGCGGCCAAAACCGCCGTCAGCAGCCCCCTCCTGGAGCGTTCCATTGAGGGGGCGAGGAGGCTCCTCCTCAACGTGGTGGGCTCCGAGGACCTCTCCCTCATGGAGGCCGCCGAGGTGGTGGAGCGCGTGCGCGAGGCCACAGGGGTAGAGGAGGTGGACATCCTCTACGGGGTCACCTACGACGAGCGGGCCCAGGACGAGCTGCGGGTGATCCTTATCGCCGCGGGTTTCGGGGAGAGCACCGTGGTCCCCCGCCCTGCCCGCCCCCTGGACTTCCCAAGCCACGCGGACCTCTACAACTTGGATATCCCCGCCTTCATCCGCTACGGGGACGGGGACTACCCCCCCAAGCGGGGCAACTAG
- a CDS encoding class I SAM-dependent methyltransferase, which produces MASLYDLWRVRADRLLSRGSLLWAEEVRRLQAWLLPTGGPFLDVGTGTGLYREALGERAVGLDPSPTFLRVAAQRRPGAYLLGHGEALPFREGAFGGVAIGPTWNEFLHPRKAALEARRVLRPGGRLWGMLLLGPGPTLGLWRPREEEVLALLAEAGFQPRLERDGALGLLEAEVS; this is translated from the coding sequence GTGGCCTCCCTCTACGACCTCTGGCGGGTCCGCGCGGACCGGCTCCTCTCCCGGGGAAGCCTCCTCTGGGCCGAGGAGGTGCGGCGCCTCCAGGCCTGGCTCCTGCCCACGGGAGGGCCCTTTCTGGACGTGGGTACAGGAACCGGCCTCTACCGGGAAGCCCTGGGCGAGAGGGCGGTAGGCCTGGACCCCTCCCCCACCTTCCTGCGGGTGGCGGCCCAAAGGCGCCCTGGAGCCTATCTCCTGGGCCACGGGGAGGCCCTGCCCTTTCGGGAGGGGGCCTTCGGCGGGGTGGCCATCGGCCCCACCTGGAACGAGTTCCTCCACCCCCGGAAGGCGGCCCTGGAGGCCCGGCGGGTGCTGCGGCCAGGGGGGAGGCTTTGGGGCATGCTCCTCCTGGGCCCGGGGCCTACCCTGGGGCTTTGGCGGCCCAGGGAGGAGGAGGTCTTGGCCCTGCTGGCGGAAGCGGGCTTCCAACCCAGGCTGGAGCGGGATGGGGCCCTGGGCCTCCTCGAGGCTGAGGTAAGCTGA
- a CDS encoding FtsW/RodA/SpoVE family cell cycle protein, whose translation MDPVLLLSALLLMAFGLLGVGVAEPELLGGHLLRLAASLAALGLGFLLPPQGLLRWARPLLWATLGLLVLVLFLGDGPGGVRRWFYLGPMAFQPSELAKVALVLYLASFVARKGRDAPILGAAALVGVTAGLVLVEPDFATALFLLTLGGLLFVLAGVPWRRLVAVSLAGFLAFSPFSGYYFARFQYVSERFANFLDYLQGEASSSHGAYQVVQAQKALLLAGPLGHGPGGSLPHLPEGHNDMVFASVVFATGWLGGGVVLLLYLLLFARGLSLALSLPGSLGLLALGLTLYLTLQAALNIGVTMGFLPVTGVPLPLVSYGGSSLLVSGLAVGILLRLAREGGKEVAPWSS comes from the coding sequence GTGGACCCCGTCCTCCTCTTAAGCGCCCTCCTCCTCATGGCCTTTGGCCTCCTCGGGGTGGGGGTGGCCGAGCCCGAACTCCTGGGAGGCCATCTCCTGCGCCTCGCCGCTAGCCTGGCGGCCCTGGGCCTGGGGTTTCTCCTGCCTCCCCAGGGGCTTTTGCGTTGGGCTCGGCCCCTCCTGTGGGCCACCCTGGGCCTTTTGGTCCTGGTCCTCTTCCTGGGCGATGGGCCTGGGGGGGTACGCCGCTGGTTTTACCTGGGGCCCATGGCCTTCCAGCCCTCCGAGCTGGCCAAGGTGGCCCTGGTGCTCTACCTGGCCTCTTTTGTGGCGCGCAAGGGCAGGGATGCCCCCATCCTGGGGGCGGCGGCCCTGGTGGGGGTCACCGCCGGCCTGGTCTTGGTGGAGCCCGACTTCGCCACCGCCCTTTTCCTCCTCACCCTAGGGGGCCTCCTCTTCGTCCTGGCCGGGGTGCCGTGGCGGCGGCTCGTGGCCGTGAGCCTGGCGGGCTTTTTGGCCTTTTCCCCCTTCTCTGGGTACTACTTCGCCCGCTTCCAGTACGTTTCCGAGCGCTTCGCAAACTTTCTGGATTACCTTCAGGGAGAGGCCAGCTCCTCCCATGGGGCCTACCAGGTGGTCCAGGCGCAAAAGGCCCTCCTCCTGGCAGGGCCCTTAGGCCACGGGCCCGGGGGAAGCCTCCCCCACCTGCCCGAGGGGCACAACGACATGGTCTTCGCCAGCGTGGTCTTCGCCACGGGGTGGCTGGGGGGAGGGGTGGTCCTTCTCCTTTACCTCCTCCTCTTCGCCCGGGGCCTCTCCCTGGCCCTAAGCCTCCCTGGGTCCTTGGGGCTTTTGGCCCTGGGCCTCACCCTCTACCTGACCCTGCAGGCAGCCCTCAACATCGGGGTCACCATGGGCTTCCTGCCGGTGACCGGGGTGCCTTTGCCCTTGGTTTCCTACGGGGGAAGCTCCCTTTTGGTATCCGGCTTGGCCGTGGGGATCCTGCTCCGCCTGGCCCGGGAGGGAGGGAAGGAGGTGGCCCCATGGTCCTCCTGA